From a single Thermothielavioides terrestris NRRL 8126 chromosome 3, complete sequence genomic region:
- a CDS encoding ubiquitin carboxyl-terminal hydrolase-like protein (102] Contains conserved domain COG5077[COG5077], Ubiquitin carboxyl-terminal hydrolase), translating to MSARPATPASPKNYKVKSPQPGQPMYGCEHLQRLFNQDQATTNTSIQHYKTILRTIFDTTPLISQTAKATDGQIVTSLTPTYLCLQCPSTLTEDDRIKHGNKKSHRFYVESRSGALYCQMCDDIVWDPTFEDLRIRKMGTGTFSTTRKRKHEELFEAADPVRDNPTYISANTTAASCKANGLRGIYNAGATCYQNVVLQSFIHNPILRNFYLSDGHQSSNCDTPHCLSCAMDDMFQDFYALENTNGYTAANILSGFWISEKKAFENLVTTKEQDAHEFFQFLAEELHERNGDGKKPETGSEHSCNCIIHQTYYGKLQSTTTCQNCGGVTNQVQSFLDLSLPLENLSQKKSKKAPSRPNGGVLTLQECLDEEYVKSDKCEYRCNNCNSMQQARRQTSIKRLPNVLAIQLKRFEFKQGRNERAAKIDTPVQFPLQLNMLPYTNRARSAPESKENYELARSCTYDLLSVVVHVGEIDTGHYLSYCRVGDQWFAFNDHKVELAQKSDVLNSQAYLLFYIVRSLS from the exons ATGTCTGCGCGGCCTGCCACTCCGGCGTCGCCGAAGAACTACAAAGTCAAGTCGCCCCAGCCAGGCCAGCCTATGTACGGCTGTG AACACCTGCAGAGGCTCTTCAACCAAGACCAAGCGACCACGAACACCTCGATCCAACACTACAAAACAATACTCCGTACCATCTTCGACACAACGCCGCTCATCTCCCAGACGGCCAAGGCGACCGATGGCCAGATTGTCACCTCGCTCACCCCTACATACCTCTGCCTGCAATGTCCCTCGACATTGACCGAAGACGATCGCATAAAGCATGGCAATAAAAAGTCGCACAGATTTT ACGTCGAGTCGAGGAGCGGTGCTCTTTACTGCCAGATGTGCGATGATATCGTCTGGGACCCTACCTTTGAGGACCTCAGGATAAGGAAGATGGGAACGGGCACATTCTCCACGA CCCGGAAGCGAAAACACGAAGAACTCTTCGAGGCAGCCGATCCCGTCAGGGACAATCCGACTTACATCTCGGCGAACACAACAGCAGCATCCTGCAAGGCCAACGGCCTGCGGGGCATCTACAATGCTGGGGCCACCTGCTACCAGAACGTCGTCCTCCAGAGCTTCATCCACAACCCGATCCTACGAAACTTTTACCTGAGTGACGGCCACCAGAGCAGCAACTGCGACACGCCGCATTGCCTGAGCTGCGCCATGGACGACATGTTCCAAGACTTCTACGCGTTGGAGAACACCAACGGGTATACGGCCGCCAACATTCTCTCCGGGTTTTGGATCagcgagaagaaggcgttCGAGAACCTGGTCACAACCAAGGAGCAGGATGCACACGAGTTCTTCCAGTTcctggccgaggagctgcacGAGCgcaacggcgacggcaagAAGCCCGAGACCGGCAGCGAGCACAGCTGCAACTGCATCATCCACCAGACGTACTACGGCAAGCTCCAGAGCACCACCACGTGTCAGAACTGCGGCGGCGTGACGAATCAGGTGCAGAGCTTCTTGGACCTCAGCCTGCCGCTGGAGAACCTCTCGCAGAAGAAGAGCAAAAAGGCCCCGTCAAGACCAAACGGCGGCGTGTTGACGTTGCAGGAGTGTCTCGACGAGGAGTACGTCAAGTCGGACAAGTGCGAGTACCGCTGCAACAACTGCAACTCGATGCAgcaggcgcggcggcagacGTCCATCAAGCGGTTGCCGAACGTGCTCGCCATCCAGCTCAAG AGGTTCGAGTTCAAGCAAGGCCGCAACGAGCGTGCCGCAAAGATCGACACGCCGGTGCAGTTCCCGCTTCAGCTCAACATGCTCCCGTACACGAACCGGGCTCGCAGCGCGCCCGAGTCCAAGGAGAACTACGAGCTGGCGCGCTCGTGCACGTACGACCTCCTCAGCGTGGTCGTGCATGTAGGGGAAATCGACACCGGCCATTACCTGTCGTATTGCCGAGTCGGCGATCAG TGGTTTGCGTTCAACGACCACAAGGTGGAGTTGGCGCAGAAGTCGGACGTGCTCAACTCGCAGGCATATCTTCTGTTCTACATTGTTCGATCGTTGTCGTAA